In Helicobacter mastomyrinus, a single genomic region encodes these proteins:
- the leuB gene encoding 3-isopropylmalate dehydrogenase has translation MKKHIAVIYGDGIGKEVVTQALRILQAIADKYHHTFVCEEVLAGGCAIDACGECLPKESLELCKKSDSVLLGAVGGPKWDNEPSHNRPESALLTLRKELGLFANIRPAKLFAELSNASPLKSEILNKGIDFIIVRELIGGVYFGEHKIEQKNGEKVASDAMTYSASQIESIAKVAFELAMKRKKHIVSVDKANVLSSSRLWRETVEEVAKDYPQVTLSHMYVDNAAMQICRAPGQFDVILTENMFGDILSDEASIITGTIGVIPSASLSNTSLGMYEPIHGSAPDIAGQDIANPIGTILSVAMMCELSFGLKAESEAIQHAVQTTLKKGYRTGDMMSDGMQKVSCTQMGDMILESLQG, from the coding sequence ATGAAAAAGCATATTGCTGTCATTTATGGCGATGGAATTGGCAAAGAAGTGGTAACACAGGCACTAAGAATCTTGCAAGCCATCGCAGATAAATATCATCACACATTTGTCTGTGAAGAGGTCTTAGCCGGGGGCTGTGCGATAGATGCTTGTGGAGAATGCCTCCCTAAAGAAAGCTTAGAGTTATGTAAGAAAAGTGACAGTGTGTTACTTGGTGCGGTGGGCGGTCCTAAATGGGATAATGAGCCTAGTCATAATCGCCCTGAAAGTGCGCTTTTAACCTTACGCAAGGAATTAGGATTATTTGCTAATATCCGCCCAGCGAAATTGTTTGCAGAGCTTAGTAATGCAAGTCCTTTGAAAAGTGAGATTTTAAACAAGGGCATTGATTTTATTATCGTGCGGGAGCTGATTGGGGGCGTGTATTTTGGCGAACACAAGATAGAGCAAAAAAATGGCGAGAAAGTCGCAAGTGATGCGATGACATATAGCGCCTCGCAAATAGAATCTATCGCAAAGGTCGCCTTTGAACTCGCAATGAAGCGCAAAAAGCATATCGTCTCTGTGGATAAGGCAAATGTGCTAAGCTCATCACGGCTTTGGAGAGAAACAGTAGAGGAAGTCGCAAAAGACTATCCGCAAGTAACCCTTAGCCATATGTATGTGGATAATGCAGCTATGCAGATTTGCCGCGCACCTGGTCAATTTGATGTGATTCTTACCGAAAATATGTTTGGCGATATTTTGAGTGATGAGGCGAGTATCATTACTGGGACAATTGGCGTTATTCCCTCTGCCTCACTATCAAACACATCTTTGGGAATGTATGAACCAATACACGGCAGTGCACCAGATATCGCCGGGCAGGATATTGCTAATCCTATTGGAACGATTCTTTCTGTGGCGATGATGTGTGAACTATCCTTTGGGCTAAAGGCTGAATCTGAAGCGATACAACACGCCGTGCAAACCACCCTAAAAAAGGGCTACCGCACAGGTGATATGATGAGTGATGGAATGCAAAAAGTAAGCTGCACACAAATGGGTGATATGATTTTAGAATCTTTGCAAGGCTAA
- the leuD gene encoding 3-isopropylmalate dehydratase small subunit: MKTKGFIHKYGDNVDTDVIIPARYLNTADHRELASHCMEDIDKDFVKKVKAGDIMVGGWNFGCGSSREHAPIAIKASGISCIIAKSFARIFYRNAINIGLAIIESENIAQSIENGDEVEIDFDAGVIKNCNKNEQFHTTPFPPFIQEIINANGYLNWIAKNKANA; this comes from the coding sequence ATGAAAACAAAAGGATTTATCCATAAATATGGTGATAATGTAGATACTGATGTGATTATTCCCGCGCGATACCTCAATACCGCTGACCATAGAGAGCTTGCGAGTCATTGTATGGAGGATATTGATAAAGATTTTGTCAAAAAGGTAAAGGCAGGAGACATTATGGTGGGAGGCTGGAACTTTGGCTGTGGGAGTAGCCGAGAGCACGCCCCTATTGCGATTAAGGCAAGTGGGATAAGCTGCATTATCGCTAAATCCTTTGCAAGAATCTTCTATCGCAACGCCATAAACATAGGACTTGCAATTATAGAATCTGAAAATATCGCTCAAAGTATAGAAAATGGCGATGAGGTGGAAATTGACTTTGATGCGGGGGTGATTAAAAATTGCAATAAAAATGAGCAATTCCACACAACACCTTTTCCGCCTTTTATCCAAGAAATCATTAATGCCAATGGCTATTTGAATTGGATTGCTAAAAACAAGGCAAATGCTTAA
- the leuC gene encoding 3-isopropylmalate dehydratase large subunit, producing MGMTMSQKILANRAGMESVRAGDLIMAKLDMVLGNDITTPVAINAFKAAKFEKVFDKDKISLVMDHFAPNKDIKAATQSAQCRCFAKDFDISHYYDVGNMGVEHALLPEQGIVTIGDLIIGADSHTCTYGALGAFSTGVGSTDMAVGMATGQAWFKVPKAMKFNLKGKLRPFVSGKDVILHIIGKIGVDGALYKSMEFSGEGLKNLTIDDRLCIANMAIEAGAKNGIFEVDDITIDYAKGRTSREFRIYKADEDAEYEQIFDIDLDSIDHTVAFPHLPENTKEKTQWGEVKIDQVVIGSCTNGRLSDMAVAADILKDKQIAKHTRCIIIPATQNIYLECINRGYLETFIKAGAVVSTPTCGPCLGGHMGILAAGERCVATTNRNFVGRMGHVTSEVYLSSPEVAAASAVRGTLSAPQDI from the coding sequence ATGGGAATGACAATGTCTCAAAAGATTTTAGCTAATCGTGCGGGAATGGAGAGTGTAAGAGCAGGTGATTTGATTATGGCAAAGCTTGATATGGTGCTTGGTAATGATATTACCACGCCTGTAGCGATTAATGCCTTTAAGGCGGCAAAATTTGAAAAAGTTTTTGATAAAGATAAAATCTCTCTAGTAATGGATCATTTCGCTCCAAATAAGGATATTAAGGCAGCTACGCAAAGTGCGCAATGCCGATGTTTCGCTAAGGATTTTGATATTTCACATTATTATGATGTGGGGAATATGGGCGTGGAACACGCGCTTTTACCCGAGCAAGGCATTGTAACCATTGGCGATTTAATTATCGGGGCGGATTCTCACACTTGCACTTATGGAGCGTTAGGGGCATTTTCTACCGGTGTAGGCTCTACGGATATGGCGGTAGGAATGGCGACAGGACAGGCGTGGTTTAAAGTCCCTAAAGCGATGAAATTTAACCTCAAAGGCAAGTTGCGTCCATTTGTGAGTGGTAAAGATGTGATTTTACATATCATTGGTAAAATCGGCGTTGATGGTGCGCTCTATAAAAGTATGGAGTTTAGCGGTGAGGGCTTAAAGAATCTTACCATCGATGATAGACTTTGTATCGCTAATATGGCAATTGAAGCGGGGGCGAAAAATGGCATTTTTGAGGTTGATGATATTACAATTGATTATGCCAAAGGGCGCACGAGTAGAGAATTTAGAATCTACAAAGCCGATGAGGACGCAGAATATGAGCAAATTTTTGATATTGATTTAGATTCTATCGACCATACCGTGGCATTCCCACATTTACCTGAAAACACAAAGGAAAAAACTCAATGGGGAGAAGTGAAAATCGACCAAGTGGTTATTGGCTCTTGTACGAATGGGCGATTAAGCGATATGGCAGTGGCAGCAGATATTCTAAAAGATAAGCAAATTGCTAAACATACACGCTGTATTATCATTCCTGCTACGCAAAATATCTATTTAGAATGTATCAATAGGGGCTATTTAGAGACATTTATTAAAGCCGGGGCTGTGGTTTCTACGCCTACTTGCGGACCTTGTCTAGGCGGGCATATGGGTATTTTAGCCGCAGGTGAGAGATGTGTAGCGACTACTAATCGTAACTTTGTGGGCAGAATGGGGCACGTAACAAGCGAAGTCTATCTCTCTTCGCCCGAAGTAGCGGCTGCAAGTGCGGTAAGAGGGACTTTAAGCGCGCCACAAGATATATAA
- a CDS encoding 2-isopropylmalate synthase: MSHTKYQRGYFMPPVESLEWSKKEYIKSAPIWCSVDLRDGNQALITPMSLEEKITFFKLLLKVGFKEIEVGFPAASETEYRFLRTLIEENLIPDYVNVQVLTQAREHIIKKTFASLEGCKNAIVHVYNSTSFAQREQVFKKSKQEVKQIAIEGATYLKEYAAATKGNFRFEYSPESFSGTEVDYALEVCNAVIDVFKPTMDKKLIINLPVTVEMSLPHIYASQVEYMSKHLNHRENILISLHPHNDRGCAVADAELGLLAGADRIEGTLFGNGERTGNVDIITLAMNMHSHGIDPRLDFSNIPAICDVYEKVTKMQVYERQPYSGKLVFAAFSGSHQDAIAKGMAYHQEKNLRTWSVPYLPIDPKDVGRVYENDVIRINSQSGKGGIAYILHHHYGINLPPLLREEFSYYVKNISDKEHKELSPDEICEIFQNDFVNLTSHFSIKAFHFTQKDDTQNHIEASLETSNAKGESSLITSSGNGRLDSVANALREYLKMDFEILDYSEHGLKKGSDSKAVSFVQIESKGKKCFGVGIDSDIIKASVFGLVSALNRILN, from the coding sequence ATGAGTCATACAAAATATCAAAGAGGCTATTTTATGCCTCCTGTGGAAAGTTTAGAGTGGAGTAAAAAAGAATATATTAAATCCGCGCCTATTTGGTGCAGTGTGGATTTACGCGACGGCAATCAAGCCCTTATCACTCCTATGAGCCTCGAAGAAAAAATTACATTTTTTAAGCTGCTGCTAAAAGTGGGATTCAAAGAAATTGAAGTGGGATTTCCCGCGGCGAGTGAGACAGAATATCGCTTTTTACGCACATTGATCGAAGAGAATCTGATTCCTGATTATGTGAATGTGCAGGTGCTTACTCAAGCTAGAGAGCATATCATTAAAAAGACTTTTGCGAGTTTGGAGGGTTGCAAAAATGCAATCGTGCATGTGTATAACTCTACATCATTTGCGCAAAGGGAGCAAGTCTTTAAAAAATCTAAGCAAGAGGTGAAGCAAATCGCCATTGAGGGCGCGACATATCTTAAAGAATATGCTGCAGCCACAAAGGGAAACTTTCGCTTTGAGTATTCGCCAGAAAGCTTTAGCGGCACAGAGGTGGATTATGCCCTTGAAGTGTGTAATGCTGTGATTGATGTCTTTAAGCCCACTATGGATAAAAAGCTCATCATCAATCTCCCTGTAACTGTGGAGATGAGTCTCCCACATATCTATGCCTCTCAAGTAGAATATATGTCTAAGCATCTCAATCATCGTGAAAATATACTTATCTCTCTCCACCCGCATAATGACAGGGGCTGTGCGGTAGCCGATGCGGAATTAGGGCTTTTAGCAGGGGCGGATAGGATTGAGGGCACACTTTTTGGCAATGGTGAGCGCACGGGTAATGTAGATATTATCACCCTAGCAATGAATATGCACTCACACGGCATAGACCCTAGGCTTGATTTTAGCAATATCCCTGCTATTTGTGATGTATATGAGAAAGTAACAAAAATGCAAGTTTATGAGCGACAACCCTACTCGGGCAAACTCGTATTTGCAGCCTTTTCAGGCTCTCATCAAGATGCGATTGCTAAAGGTATGGCTTATCATCAAGAAAAAAATCTTCGCACGTGGAGTGTGCCATATCTCCCTATTGACCCTAAAGATGTGGGGCGCGTGTATGAAAACGATGTGATTCGTATCAATTCACAAAGTGGCAAGGGCGGGATAGCCTATATTTTGCACCATCATTATGGGATCAATCTCCCCCCACTTTTAAGAGAAGAATTTTCCTACTATGTGAAAAATATCAGTGATAAAGAACACAAAGAGTTAAGTCCTGATGAAATTTGTGAGATTTTTCAAAACGATTTTGTGAATCTTACCTCACATTTTAGTATCAAAGCCTTTCATTTCACACAAAAAGATGATACACAAAACCACATAGAAGCCTCCCTAGAAACATCCAATGCAAAAGGAGAATCTAGCTTAATCACAAGCAGTGGCAATGGGCGGCTTGATAGCGTTGCAAATGCACTAAGGGAGTATCTTAAAATGGATTTTGAAATACTCGATTATAGTGAGCACGGACTTAAGAAGGGTTCGGATTCTAAAGCTGTGTCATTCGTGCAGATAGAAAGCAAGGGCAAAAAATGCTTTGGTGTGGGCATAGATAGTGATATTATTAAGGCTTCGGTTTTTGGGCTAGTAAGCGCACTTAATAGAATCTTGAATTAA
- the thyX gene encoding FAD-dependent thymidylate synthase, with product MVETIECKINITLLHYTPLNVCSNAIRTCWQSFDKSDNGGVKDLELIDRVGNKYKHASTLEHLYYNFYIQGISRACLQELARHRMASYSVKSSRYTLKELKNLPSFLPINDENLARAEEFVVFTSNEKVNIASLHALERLREILCDNVSNDMAKFAMPESYRTELSFSINARSLQNFLSLRTSKSAMWEIRALALALFKALPEEHKFIFEDCISS from the coding sequence ATGGTAGAAACAATAGAATGTAAAATTAACATTACACTTTTGCACTATACGCCGCTCAATGTTTGTAGCAATGCTATCCGCACTTGTTGGCAGAGCTTTGATAAGAGCGATAATGGTGGGGTAAAAGATTTAGAGCTTATCGATAGAGTAGGTAATAAATACAAACACGCAAGCACCTTAGAGCATCTCTATTATAATTTTTATATTCAAGGCATTTCACGTGCGTGTTTGCAGGAGTTAGCTCGTCATCGTATGGCAAGTTATAGCGTAAAATCCTCACGTTATACATTAAAGGAACTAAAAAATCTGCCGAGCTTCCTGCCTATCAATGATGAAAATCTCGCACGCGCAGAGGAATTTGTCGTTTTTACAAGTAATGAAAAGGTTAATATTGCCTCGCTTCACGCCCTTGAGCGACTGCGTGAGATTTTATGCGATAATGTAAGCAATGATATGGCTAAGTTTGCTATGCCAGAATCCTATCGCACAGAACTCAGCTTTAGCATTAATGCAAGGAGTTTGCAAAACTTTCTTTCTCTGCGCACATCTAAATCCGCGATGTGGGAGATTCGCGCATTAGCTCTTGCACTTTTTAAGGCCCTCCCGGAGGAGCATAAGTTTATCTTTGAGGATTGCATATCTTCATAA
- a CDS encoding LLM class flavin-dependent oxidoreductase, which yields MKFGYWTPVFGSWLRNVDDDTTQGNWEYIKDLVLRAEDLGYVLTLVPELYLNDIKGEKADALDAWAIANGLAAITQKIEILAALRPQYHQVALTAKQIATISQICNGRFSINMVSAWWAEEARQYGINFDGHDDRYALTHEYTNVLRGFWEQSPFNHKGKYFTFENAYNEPKPPKTPLVYAGGESERGRDAIVQFADKYLLHGGTLEEVREKIADMKARRAKAGKSPFLGFGMAAYIIIRDSEAEALRELERITTIKDEKAYENSFKNFTNNSQLDVEISKREYSVSNRGLRPHFIGTAQQVAEQIKAYEEAGLELLIVQCAPMKEELERIAKELMPLVR from the coding sequence ATGAAATTTGGTTATTGGACACCGGTATTTGGAAGCTGGCTAAGGAATGTTGATGATGATACCACACAAGGGAATTGGGAGTATATCAAGGATTTGGTGCTACGTGCGGAGGATTTGGGCTATGTGCTCACCCTTGTGCCAGAGCTGTATTTGAATGACATTAAAGGCGAGAAAGCTGATGCACTTGATGCGTGGGCTATCGCTAATGGTTTAGCAGCTATCACGCAAAAAATTGAGATTCTAGCAGCCCTCCGTCCGCAATACCATCAAGTCGCACTCACAGCAAAGCAAATTGCCACTATTTCGCAAATTTGTAATGGACGCTTTAGTATCAATATGGTATCAGCGTGGTGGGCAGAGGAAGCTCGGCAATATGGCATTAACTTTGATGGGCACGATGATAGATATGCACTCACACACGAATACACCAATGTACTAAGGGGATTTTGGGAGCAAAGCCCCTTTAATCACAAGGGCAAATATTTTACATTTGAAAATGCCTATAATGAGCCTAAACCACCTAAGACTCCCCTTGTGTATGCCGGAGGTGAAAGCGAGAGAGGGAGAGATGCTATCGTGCAGTTTGCCGATAAATATCTCTTGCACGGAGGCACATTAGAGGAGGTGAGAGAAAAAATCGCCGATATGAAAGCGCGTAGGGCAAAGGCGGGTAAAAGCCCATTCTTGGGTTTTGGTATGGCAGCCTATATCATTATCCGCGATAGTGAGGCAGAAGCGTTAAGAGAGCTAGAGCGCATTACTACGATTAAAGATGAAAAGGCTTATGAAAATTCTTTCAAAAATTTTACGAACAATTCGCAGCTTGATGTAGAAATCAGCAAACGCGAATACAGCGTGTCAAATCGCGGGTTGCGTCCGCATTTTATAGGCACAGCACAGCAGGTAGCAGAGCAAATCAAAGCCTATGAGGAAGCAGGGCTTGAGCTACTCATCGTGCAATGTGCGCCGATGAAAGAGGAACTAGAACGTATCGCCAAAGAGCTTATGCCCTTAGTGAGATAG
- a CDS encoding OsmC family protein has translation MKVAQTSCTRLEPIDKEGLEELVKAGKANPNAIKTLKCKTVAEGKFRHLNYIRNLPAYVVDEPPTLLGDDTAPNPSETLLAALGSCLAVGIHANAVANEIVISKLELELEADINITSVWGVGDLSEDKPLGFTDVRVKVILESNVSKARENELIAHARKYSPVANTIARAVNLSVN, from the coding sequence ATGAAAGTAGCACAAACTAGTTGCACAAGATTAGAGCCTATCGATAAAGAGGGCTTAGAGGAACTCGTAAAGGCGGGTAAGGCAAACCCGAATGCGATTAAAACGCTCAAGTGCAAAACGGTTGCGGAGGGCAAGTTTCGCCATTTGAACTACATTCGCAATCTCCCTGCCTATGTGGTCGATGAGCCACCTACACTCTTAGGCGATGATACCGCACCAAATCCTAGCGAAACTCTTTTGGCTGCACTTGGCAGTTGCCTTGCTGTTGGGATTCACGCTAATGCAGTGGCAAATGAGATTGTGATTTCTAAGCTTGAATTAGAACTTGAAGCAGATATTAATATCACTTCTGTGTGGGGAGTGGGTGATTTGAGCGAGGATAAGCCATTGGGATTTACCGATGTGCGTGTAAAAGTCATTTTAGAATCTAATGTAAGCAAAGCAAGAGAAAATGAGCTTATAGCACACGCTAGAAAATACTCTCCTGTAGCAAATACGATTGCAAGAGCAGTGAATTTATCGGTGAACTAG
- a CDS encoding ATP-binding cassette domain-containing protein: MIAIKHLSQSFHQRQIPNNINLDIKRDEFFALIGTSGCGKRTLLNIIGGFEDFNDGILSINGRPFFHRANLINCIKIFQEYALLPWCNALGNVSFALLGKGFSAIQARQKA, from the coding sequence ATGATTGCAATCAAACATTTATCACAATCTTTTCATCAAAGGCAGATTCCAAACAATATCAATTTAGACATTAAAAGGGATGAGTTTTTCGCTTTGATTGGGACAAGTGGCTGTGGCAAGAGGACATTATTAAACATCATTGGCGGATTTGAGGACTTTAATGATGGAATCTTATCTATTAATGGACGCCCTTTCTTCCATAGAGCGAATCTCATAAACTGCATAAAGATTTTTCAAGAATATGCCCTCTTGCCGTGGTGCAATGCGCTTGGTAATGTGAGTTTCGCGCTTTTGGGAAAGGGCTTTAGCGCTATTCAAGCCCGACAAAAAGCATAA
- a CDS encoding alpha-L-glutamate ligase produces MLYNEYKKGIYILHENLEWIPPFADAFKRAGVEFKEILLTRGGINLDVPPPEGVFWSRLSASSHTRNHADSKEYGRAILAWLESYGRKVINGSNVLEFEVSKVRQYLALNNAGFRTPKTIAVFGKDDLLKSAEALQTPFITKHNQGGKGLGVQRFENLKELKDYVESSAYEAPIDGITLLQEYVRSKELFITRCEFIGGKFVYAVRVDTSGGAFKLCPADSCDIERAEALPELAGAACDIGSGDKFSVREEITTQTPLVQQLETFLQKHHIEIAGVEFIESDKGENVVYDINTNTNYNSTLESKLRAQGQLGAADKVVSFLHRLYEGL; encoded by the coding sequence ATGCTCTATAATGAATACAAAAAAGGGATTTATATCCTGCATGAGAACCTTGAGTGGATACCACCCTTTGCTGATGCGTTTAAACGTGCGGGAGTGGAGTTTAAAGAAATACTTCTAACACGTGGCGGGATCAACCTTGATGTGCCTCCACCCGAAGGTGTATTTTGGAGTAGACTTAGTGCTTCAAGCCATACGCGCAACCACGCGGATTCTAAAGAATATGGACGGGCGATTTTAGCGTGGCTGGAATCTTATGGCAGAAAGGTGATTAATGGCAGTAATGTGCTTGAATTTGAAGTAAGCAAAGTGAGGCAATATCTCGCTTTAAACAACGCAGGATTCCGCACACCAAAGACCATAGCGGTTTTTGGCAAAGATGATTTGCTTAAAAGCGCGGAGGCTCTGCAAACGCCCTTTATCACAAAGCATAATCAAGGTGGAAAAGGCTTAGGTGTGCAGCGATTTGAGAATCTTAAAGAGCTAAAGGATTATGTAGAATCAAGTGCCTATGAAGCCCCTATTGATGGCATTACGCTCTTGCAGGAGTATGTGCGCTCTAAGGAGCTTTTCATTACGCGATGTGAATTTATTGGTGGAAAATTCGTATATGCTGTGCGTGTAGATACAAGTGGCGGAGCGTTCAAACTCTGTCCTGCCGATAGTTGCGACATTGAAAGGGCAGAAGCCCTGCCTGAACTTGCTGGAGCAGCCTGTGATATAGGCAGTGGCGATAAGTTTAGCGTGAGGGAGGAGATTACCACACAAACGCCGCTCGTGCAGCAGTTAGAGACATTTTTGCAAAAACATCATATAGAGATTGCCGGGGTGGAGTTTATAGAGAGCGATAAAGGCGAAAATGTGGTGTATGATATTAATACCAACACTAATTACAACAGCACTTTAGAATCTAAGCTCCGCGCACAAGGGCAGTTGGGGGCAGCAGATAAAGTAGTAAGCTTTCTACATCGGCTTTATGAAGGATTATAA
- a CDS encoding LLM class flavin-dependent oxidoreductase, with protein MGHKKHIRFNAFDMNCITHLSPGLWRYPGDQALKYKDIEYWQNVARIAEKGLFDAIFIADVLGVYDIYNGDDEAALRGAVQTPVNDPVQLAAIGAAVTKHLGFGITAGVPFEHPFPFARRLSTLDHLTKGRVGWNIVTGYLPSANAQMGTKELPHDERYEVADEYLEVIYKLLEGSWEDDAVILDRQNGQFANSAKIHHIGHKGKYFDVPGIHVCEPSIQRTPVLFQAGNSPRGMRFAAENAEAIFISPISKEYTKTAVKQIRNELIKAGRDPHSAKIYALATIITDENQKLAEAKHKDLLSYVNEEGSLVLNSGWLGENLGKYNLDDPLTEITSNAMIGKVKEFAESRTDEGKTWTLRELIKIAGIGALGNKIIGGKKEVCDTLQELIEYSDADGFNLAYATTPGSFEDVVEFIVPELQKRGVYQESYTEGSLRHKLFGNGDRLPSSHRGAKYRVGGEKSTIDDYANSGRTKK; from the coding sequence ATGGGACACAAAAAACACATTCGTTTCAATGCGTTTGATATGAATTGCATTACCCACTTAAGCCCGGGTTTATGGCGTTATCCCGGAGACCAAGCCTTAAAATACAAGGACATTGAATATTGGCAAAATGTCGCTCGTATAGCTGAAAAGGGGCTATTTGATGCAATTTTTATCGCTGATGTTTTGGGCGTATATGATATCTACAATGGCGATGATGAGGCGGCATTGCGCGGGGCAGTGCAAACACCTGTGAATGACCCTGTGCAATTAGCGGCTATTGGCGCGGCAGTTACCAAACACTTAGGTTTTGGAATCACTGCTGGCGTGCCTTTTGAGCACCCATTTCCATTTGCAAGGCGGCTTAGCACACTCGATCATCTTACCAAAGGACGCGTAGGTTGGAATATCGTAACAGGCTATCTGCCTAGCGCAAACGCGCAAATGGGGACAAAAGAGCTTCCACACGATGAGCGGTATGAGGTAGCTGATGAATATTTAGAGGTAATTTACAAGCTTTTGGAAGGCAGTTGGGAAGATGATGCAGTGATTTTAGATAGGCAGAATGGGCAGTTTGCTAATTCTGCTAAGATTCACCATATCGGGCATAAAGGCAAATATTTTGATGTACCCGGAATCCACGTATGTGAGCCAAGCATCCAACGCACGCCCGTGTTATTTCAAGCGGGCAATTCCCCGCGAGGTATGCGCTTTGCAGCGGAAAATGCGGAGGCGATTTTTATTTCGCCCATCTCTAAGGAATACACAAAAACCGCTGTCAAGCAGATACGCAATGAACTTATAAAAGCAGGGCGCGACCCACATAGCGCGAAAATCTATGCATTAGCGACCATCATCACTGATGAAAATCAAAAACTTGCCGAAGCAAAGCACAAAGATTTGCTAAGCTATGTCAATGAGGAAGGCTCTTTGGTGCTTAATTCAGGTTGGCTAGGAGAAAATCTTGGCAAATACAACCTTGATGACCCGCTCACAGAAATTACATCTAATGCGATGATTGGCAAGGTAAAGGAATTTGCCGAATCTCGCACCGATGAGGGCAAAACTTGGACTTTAAGGGAACTGATTAAAATCGCTGGAATTGGTGCATTAGGCAATAAAATCATCGGTGGCAAAAAAGAAGTATGCGATACCCTGCAAGAACTCATAGAATATAGCGATGCAGATGGGTTTAATCTCGCCTATGCAACCACACCGGGAAGCTTTGAGGATGTAGTGGAATTTATCGTGCCTGAACTCCAAAAGCGAGGCGTGTATCAAGAATCCTACACAGAGGGAAGTTTGCGCCATAAGCTCTTTGGCAATGGTGATAGGCTGCCCTCCTCTCACAGAGGGGCGAAATACCGCGTAGGTGGCGAGAAATCTACGATAGATGATTATGCCAATAGTGGTAGAACTAAAAAATAA
- a CDS encoding MetQ/NlpA family ABC transporter substrate-binding protein → MKKLGILLLTILAFIGCGDDKADSHIESNTQKVTLKVGATPVPHAEILEFIKPDLAEEGIDLQIVAFTDYVTPNASLDDGSLDANFHQHKPFLDALKADRGFALEPIANIHVEPIGLYSTKFKDIDELPYNAVIGIPNDPSNGGRALLLLEAQGLIKLADSSNLNATDLDIIENPKHLKIKPVDAALLPRTLGDVDAAVINGNYALQAGLKSSDALLLEGAQSPYANILVVQSQRVNDENLQKLKNALQSQKVKDFINEKYQGEIIPAF, encoded by the coding sequence ATGAAAAAACTAGGCATATTACTTTTAACCATATTGGCATTTATCGGTTGTGGCGATGATAAGGCAGATTCCCATATAGAATCAAATACGCAAAAGGTAACACTCAAAGTGGGTGCTACGCCTGTGCCACACGCGGAGATTTTAGAGTTTATCAAACCGGATTTAGCAGAGGAGGGCATAGACTTGCAAATCGTGGCATTTACTGATTATGTAACACCTAATGCGAGTTTGGATGATGGCTCACTTGATGCAAATTTTCATCAACATAAGCCTTTTTTAGATGCGCTCAAAGCGGATAGAGGGTTTGCATTAGAGCCGATTGCAAATATCCACGTAGAGCCTATTGGCTTGTATTCTACTAAGTTTAAAGATATTGATGAATTGCCTTATAATGCGGTGATTGGCATTCCTAATGACCCAAGCAATGGTGGGAGAGCCTTGCTTTTGCTTGAAGCCCAAGGGCTTATCAAACTTGCAGATTCTAGTAATCTCAACGCCACAGATCTAGATATTATAGAGAATCCTAAGCATTTAAAGATTAAGCCTGTAGATGCAGCACTTTTGCCTCGCACATTGGGCGATGTTGATGCGGCGGTGATCAATGGCAATTACGCGCTTCAAGCAGGGCTAAAGAGCAGTGATGCATTGCTTTTAGAGGGAGCGCAATCGCCCTATGCGAATATCTTAGTCGTGCAAAGTCAAAGGGTTAATGATGAAAACTTGCAAAAGCTCAAAAATGCCTTGCAATCTCAAAAAGTCAAGGATTTTATCAATGAAAAATATCAAGGCGAAATTATTCCTGCCTTTTAA